The following is a genomic window from Fundulus heteroclitus isolate FHET01 chromosome 16, MU-UCD_Fhet_4.1, whole genome shotgun sequence.
ATGGTATTATTAAAGTCTCTTGATTgatatttcataaataaaatcactgtGATCCTTTGTAACCTGGCTTTACCCAACAGAAAGGTAGAACAATCTCAAAAGTCTACAGATAGTTGAACTTTGTTTAAGGTTAATTAAATTCATAATAACTAGTAGTGGGGAGTTGTTAATGCTTACAGGTTGAGAGCATGTTAGGAATAagacttatttaaaaagtataCATTCTTTTAATCAGCTTAGAACTTTCTTCTGAGGTACAACTGCACAATGATTTTTGTAATGAGATACAGAAAGTGGACTAATCAGGTCAATATATTGTGCCAACAATCATAGAAAATAATCTAGAATATGCGATCTGATGAAACTTGTTTGTCAGATCAAAAAGTacgtttggaaaaaaaaacttcaacaggtattaaatatacttttcaCTAAATCCACATCCTattgatctaatcttgttttcaTTTACTAGTAAGCAGATAATTATCACGATTaccagaaataaaggcttgaaaacttcagtgtgtgtgtgtgtaataaatctataCAATGTGTTTCGCgcagtgaattgagttactgaaataaatgaacaatagtAACGGAATTTATTGTTTAGGTCCCTCTTCGTTTTGGGTCAGAAAACGGTCGGTCGACCACATTTTTGCCTGTATAAAAATCCCCTCAAACAAAAGACCGACATCATGTTAAttaaatgtgtgaaattatttgaCATTTCGTCTAtcaaattaagataaaaaccGACGGCTATACACGGCATATTTGTGGTAATTTTTGAGGGGAAGCTTTGTCAGGAAATATTCGTGGCATCCCTCTGATGCCCTTCTTCCGCCCTAGCGAACGCCTGAAGTGAGGGCAGTTTTAGCATTTCTTCACACAAGGCGTCGTTTTTTCCGAGCTAAAGCAGACTTTCCAGACCCGAAAAATGCTTCTTACCATTCGCAAGCAACTCAAAAGCCACCCGGCTGTAAGTATTGAACGGTTTTTCTCTAGTATTGGATCATTCTTgggatttatatatttataaaaattagatttttttactgAATTTTTGTGGCTAACTTAGCTTAGCAGGCTTGACGACGGGTGGAGCTTGTTTTGTAATTATAAAAACACACGCAGTTCAAAATTGCTTAACGTTAAATGCCTTTGAAAAACATTGTCATCAGGAAATGTAGCTTTTAGTCtttaagagacaaaaaaaaaaaaaaaaaagaagggacaCAATTTGTAAAGGGTAGTTAATGGTTACTGTAAGGACGCACTGAAAGAGTTCCTCCTCGTTGATGGCTACATAGTTAACCCGAGTCCTTTCCTACTTagtcattctttttttcagtctaCTACCAGCCCTTTCCTGATGAAGATTAAAGTATTGATTAAATAGTTTTATGTTCCTTGTTTGCTTCGATATCTATGGTAAAATGTATGAATATTACCAAAGCGACAATTGTAAGTTTCCAGCTCCACTCCTGTAACTTCTAATATGTTCTCGTTTTTGAACACTTGATAGAAATAACTTAGCTTAGCTTAATTTATGCCAAATCTAGGTCCGTTTTAGGTCTGTTTACCTGTCGTTTGGCTTTTTTAAGCTATTCCTTACTCTTATAATTCCTATAACAGACGTTTCTGTTTATAGGGAACTGTAATTCAGCAAATTTATTTTGGCTTATACAGATAATTCTTTAACAAAAGAGGACTTTTACAAGTAGTCATGCCAAACAAGTTGGATCCCTTAGGTTGCCGCCTGTGTTGTCAAAGCCGTGATGACCTACCTGTGATGACCTACCTGTGTTGTGCGGGTTACTGTTATGGTGTCACATGCGGGCAGTTTTCACTTTAATCAGAGAAATGGTTTCTGTTCTGTCACGGTTCATCTTTTCAGCTGCCATCAGATCTATTTTCCTTTTACAGCTGattcctcttttcttcttcatcGGAGGAGGAGCGGCCATGTCCCTCATGTACCTGGCTCGCCTGGGCCTGAGAAACCCAGACGTTTCGTAAGCACTGTTGATGATGTGACATCATAAAAAATGCATGTCTGTGACCGTCTGTGGCCTTTTCTGTAAACCTATTCCTGTTCTGTTCCTCAGTTGGGATCGCAAGAACAACCCAGAGCCTTGGAACAAACTGAGTCCAAACCACCAGTACAAGGTGCGTCTGTCATGTAAATAAAAGAACCCTAACTTAAGACTTTTGTCACCACATTACACCACTAACGCGTTGGAATATCACTGTCAGTGGTTTTATTCAGGGGTTAGTCTATGGCTCTGCGCCAAAGGTGCTGGAAATCCACGGATAAGTCTCTGAGCAGGATTAATTGAAGCACATAAGCTAGTTAATGCTGACCAAATCTGATAAACTAAAGCTTGAGTGAAAATAGTATTGCTTTAAACGAGGAAGAAGTGTATAAAATCAGCATAAACCAGTTGTgcacattgtttttctttttttgtgaagtGTTTGAGCTAAAAGTGGTGTTTCGTTTTCAGTTCTTTACGGTAAACATGGACTACAGCAAACTGAAGAAGGATCGTCCAGACTTCTAAAGTTGACACCTCCTGGGAGAACAGCTCATTCGTCAGCAAAGCCGCACAATTGGTCTTATCTTGAACTTCCTTCATCCAGGGATATGAAAATTTGCAGAAGCCCAATCCGCACAGCTCATGCTTCAGTTCATTGCATCCCTGGCTTCTTTAAACTGATTTCTCATTTTCAATAAACTAAAGGAGTATTTTCTCCTTCATACAGAGCATgtcatctgtttttattttatttaaatttatttttggcaCATTGATTCACTGTTTTCTATATCCGTTTACATTGCTGCATCACTTTTCTTCCACGCTACgtgttttgtttacatttacgTTCCTTCGACACCTACCGTATTTGCTTTGCTTTCACCACCAGTCACCTTTGCCCTGCCTTGACCCAGCTGCTGTCCGACTATATTTCACAGCATTCTTGGCTGCAATCCAGGACCTGTGGGCATGGCTGACCTTCTTTCAACAGATGGCTCCCTCTGGTGGCAGCTGTTGCTCTACAGActgatttttaaaacagcaaatagCTGCTCCTTCCCTGCTGTTGTCAGAACAATTCAGCCTATCTGCTTTTTGAGGTAAAAAGTGAAGCAAATCTTCATGCGTATGCGACGCACGCCGCCGGAGACctcaggactttttttttttttttggtgggacTTTTGGAGGTGTTTCTGATTATAGAACGTTATCGCCTTGAGGCAGATGAGTTTGTAAATGTCACCGGGTCCTTGCTGTTCCATCTGCGGCTCGGAGAGATGCGACAAGGATGAGCAGCCAGTGCTGTGCGGGAAAATGTCAAGGAGAACTTCATATTTGAATAGAAGCCCACGTCTGAATCTTAACCGCCCTCTCTCTACCTGGAACGTTACACTCttgaatattttaatattcttttttttttttttttttttactctgggaAAAATAAGAGATTAAGTTCTGGCTTAGAATATAATGGTGTTTCATTTTGAAACGCTTCTTTTCTGAGAGCTCATCCTTTTGAGTGAGAATTCTCTGTCTGCATGCCAGATACTACAATGAGCTCAGTTTCTTGAGCGGGGAAGAAAGGCGCCTTTATTGTACTGGTTAAAACATCCTCATTTATCTCTTAAGGAAACACAACGGAGGAAAGGAGCATGTTCTCTGGATCATAAATGCAAGTGAACTAATCTTGAGTTCTAGGAACAAGGCAAAAGTTCTATCCACAAACAGAAAAGTCATTTTTAGCAGTTTAAATGTTACCAATTTTGtaagacttttttaaaaacttaataAATCAATGACACTGAAGGTTTTTTGTCATGCCTTTAGATGATGCTTGGTTGTGGACATTTGTGTCATTTTTAATCGCCTGCTTTTTATTCATAAGCggtttgacttatttttaccCCTGAAACCAACAAACTGTTAAGGTGGACTCAAATATTTATGACACTATGGTCCAGTTTTATTAGTTAAATGCAcaagaaatagaaaaatacatcttaaagcgaaaaaaaaaaaggttttccccACACTTAATTGCATATCctatgtatttcttttttcaagtagCACCTTCTTAAGAAAACTTAAAATttcaacctttttatttttagcggtggttaaaaaaaaaaccctgaagatATGATTTTAATctgatatacagtatatacaatcatattcaataaattagaatatcagaatcagctttatatgCCAGGTATCTACATAAAGGAGGAATTTGATTGAGTTGTACAATGCTTCCGATGTGTCTATACAATAATACAGTAATACAATCAAATGGTCTTCTGTatagaaaaaaatgaacatCCTATAAATAAGCAGACTGAGACAATAATGCAATGGtgcaataaaaagtttaaaggcTGTAAGAGCAAATTTTTCCATTATGTACATGTCAGACCTTATTGAAAAGTTTATAATCAGTAACTTCATTCACTAAGAGAAACATATAGATTAACTGATGctgtttaaaatcctttttctgttaaatcagaTTCCCCCCTgcctccagctaataaaaacatctaAGATTAGAATATCGCATCAAAccaataaaatcagattttttttcatgcagaaatgagGCTT
Proteins encoded in this region:
- the ndufa4l gene encoding cytochrome c oxidase subunit NDUFA4L, yielding MLLTIRKQLKSHPALIPLFFFIGGGAAMSLMYLARLGLRNPDVSWDRKNNPEPWNKLSPNHQYKFFTVNMDYSKLKKDRPDF